One Streptomyces sp. NBC_00690 genomic region harbors:
- a CDS encoding VOC family protein, which translates to MPLQMELVAITLDCPDPLALAAFYQQATGFEPHPKSDAEFAGLNREDGLFIGFQRVEDYRAPSWPDQIVPQQLHICFKVAESLDEAEARLLELGAGKPDHQPHDKARVLTDPAGHPFCIVMR; encoded by the coding sequence ATGCCCCTGCAGATGGAACTGGTCGCGATAACACTCGATTGCCCTGATCCGCTGGCTCTCGCGGCGTTCTATCAGCAGGCCACCGGCTTTGAACCACACCCGAAGTCGGACGCCGAGTTCGCCGGTCTCAACCGTGAGGACGGACTCTTCATCGGTTTCCAGCGGGTCGAGGACTACCGGGCTCCGAGTTGGCCTGACCAGATCGTTCCCCAGCAGCTTCACATCTGCTTCAAGGTCGCGGAGAGCCTGGACGAGGCCGAGGCCCGGCTGCTGGAGCTGGGCGCGGGCAAGCCGGATCACCAGCCGCATGACAAGGCACGGGTCCTCACCGACCCTGCTGGGCATCCCTTCTGCATCGTCATGCGCTGA
- a CDS encoding sensor histidine kinase encodes MNKGRFTVPTKVTDWSIAAGVAALVLGTGLSGPHPSGGREVLGLALLAAGALALSARRQVPLVVLAVTGLSAVGYQAAGFEVLAVSYLVAVYSAVRAGHRVLTLAASMGLLAALLLTSLAFPGGPAREVMTQARTTLEIAWLIAAFAAGEAVRQAERRADEAERTREETARHRADEERLRIARELHDSLTHQISVIKVQSEVAVHVARRRGEQVPEALLAIQEAGREASRELRATLEALRDDDLTPPHGLDHIPDLVKRFQTTGLETALTVQGHPHPVPAAVGRTAYRIVQESLTNVSRHASATTAAVLIDHLPGALAIRVDDNGKATPDTAPTPGLGLLGMHERVTALGGSLRTEPRSTGGFTVRAELPLSGAL; translated from the coding sequence ATGAACAAGGGGCGGTTCACTGTTCCGACCAAGGTCACCGACTGGTCGATCGCTGCGGGGGTGGCGGCACTTGTGCTGGGCACCGGGCTGTCCGGGCCCCACCCGTCCGGGGGCCGCGAGGTGCTCGGCTTGGCGCTGCTGGCGGCCGGCGCGCTGGCGCTGTCCGCGCGCCGCCAGGTACCACTCGTGGTGCTGGCCGTCACCGGGCTGTCCGCGGTGGGTTACCAGGCGGCCGGGTTCGAGGTGCTCGCCGTCTCCTACCTGGTCGCGGTGTACAGCGCCGTACGCGCCGGGCACCGCGTGCTCACCCTGGCCGCGTCCATGGGCCTGCTGGCCGCACTCCTCCTCACCTCCCTGGCCTTCCCGGGCGGTCCTGCGCGCGAGGTCATGACACAGGCCCGGACCACCCTGGAGATCGCCTGGCTGATCGCCGCCTTCGCCGCAGGGGAGGCGGTGCGGCAGGCCGAACGGCGGGCGGACGAAGCCGAGCGCACCCGCGAGGAGACCGCCAGGCACCGGGCTGATGAGGAGCGGCTGCGCATCGCGCGGGAGCTCCATGACTCGCTCACTCACCAGATCTCGGTCATCAAGGTGCAGTCCGAGGTCGCCGTCCACGTGGCCCGGCGGCGAGGCGAGCAGGTGCCGGAGGCCCTGCTCGCGATCCAGGAAGCCGGCCGAGAGGCGAGCCGTGAGCTGCGCGCGACCCTGGAGGCCCTGCGCGACGACGACCTCACCCCACCACACGGGCTCGACCACATACCGGACCTGGTGAAACGGTTCCAGACGACCGGCCTGGAGACGGCGCTGACAGTCCAAGGGCACCCGCACCCGGTGCCGGCCGCAGTAGGCCGCACCGCTTACCGGATCGTTCAGGAGTCGCTCACCAACGTCTCACGGCACGCCTCCGCCACCACCGCCGCGGTCCTGATCGACCATCTTCCAGGCGCCCTCGCCATCCGCGTCGACGACAACGGAAAGGCCACGCCCGACACCGCGCCGACACCCGGCCTCGGGCTGCTCGGCATGCACGAACGCGTCACCGCCCTGGGCGGCAGCCTGCGCACCGAGCCGCGCAGCACGGGCGGCTTCACCGTCCGGGCCGAACTCCCCTTGAGCGGAGCGTTGTGA
- a CDS encoding type II toxin-antitoxin system Phd/YefM family antitoxin, which yields MTETTYSIVEARARLGAIAREVSATRQPVAITDHGHTIAILMSPADALELQELRALAAYRARQERGEDAGVSHDEAYRRVFGGTEA from the coding sequence ATGACGGAGACGACGTACTCGATCGTGGAGGCCCGCGCCCGCCTCGGGGCCATCGCCCGGGAGGTCAGCGCCACCCGTCAGCCGGTCGCGATCACCGACCACGGCCATACCATCGCGATACTCATGAGCCCCGCGGACGCCCTGGAGCTCCAGGAGCTGCGCGCGCTGGCCGCCTACCGTGCCCGTCAGGAACGCGGCGAGGACGCCGGCGTCTCCCACGACGAGGCGTACCGCCGGGTGTTCGGCGGTACGGAGGCGTGA
- a CDS encoding DUF6223 family protein, producing the protein MSTSAVLIAAAEGGIIGDGRTGANLALGAGLLGLMIGWLALARAGGRMDTGSARTGGRSAIAVGAVGTVLAVLHLATSSGGPGTGNGLVGAVAAVPLGLGAVFLGRRALTRFRRAGQPIG; encoded by the coding sequence ATGAGTACTTCAGCAGTACTGATAGCGGCTGCCGAGGGCGGGATCATCGGCGACGGGCGGACGGGGGCCAACCTGGCCCTCGGGGCAGGGTTGCTCGGCCTGATGATCGGCTGGCTGGCCCTGGCCCGCGCCGGTGGCCGGATGGACACAGGCAGCGCGCGCACCGGCGGAAGGTCAGCCATCGCGGTAGGGGCGGTCGGCACGGTCCTCGCGGTGCTGCACCTGGCCACCTCCAGCGGGGGCCCCGGTACAGGCAACGGGCTCGTCGGCGCCGTCGCGGCCGTCCCACTGGGGCTGGGCGCAGTGTTCCTCGGCCGCCGGGCGCTGACCCGTTTCCGTCGCGCCGGCCAGCCGATCGGATGA
- the tap gene encoding telomere-associated protein Tap, whose amino-acid sequence MSELFDAVDALVAGQSPLPPPAERERLRKAHGLTQEQVATALKVRRPTIVSWESGKTEPRPPQREAYARLLEKLAELYPAPAPAVVPASMPVPVPETFTSAPAPAEAEALSTGQGSEAAVMTAHENTQPPAPAAAPVAASRPARTARPSTSRRPGAKKAAPARTTAAPAAVDPRFENGPLAVVDVEDGQVLAYCVGGLVLEVPAKSLPSLVEWTLREARLGAPKLSGPGKPADPLLVLTEAACERYGLPVALTEEERLSGRLPEGHKVVKQLVRAEWQLTKRGFGPWARIYRPAKGSDRQCVQLCIPSWNALDARFWGPAGQLPPAELAWVLGVYASRVMTPRGSTAVTGLELMTALHPATRASEPDADGKRTSEHNPGSLGKDPVDCAPCEAPDGHPLLKNLPRFHVRGPGEKLFEEAYDWARPMTDAECTKRHLVGLDVNMAFAAGANGLYVGLGAPAHVKAPVFDPKLPGSWLVDLSHVDLSRVKVGKDKWADLDSSLLPSPFTPKGDRPQGPAWYATPTVAYAQELGYDVTPTEAYVRYENGRYLDGWYNRLRDAYLATMADLGVHTDTEPADFLTAMNGYKGRDPELAIVVSAIKATVKGGLGKLRERPRGEGWRSGEPWRALSRPTWRPDIRAAVISRTRINLHRKIVKHAAFTGQYPVAILSDCVVYAADGESPLDFLPYREGKPLPGGFKLGINPGLVKHEGTQSVLWGEEVRERFNAPELNLARYIKDGTVTDVDNGE is encoded by the coding sequence ATGTCCGAGTTGTTCGACGCGGTTGACGCCCTGGTTGCCGGGCAGTCCCCGCTGCCCCCGCCCGCCGAGCGGGAGCGGTTGCGCAAAGCGCATGGCCTCACGCAGGAGCAGGTGGCCACGGCGTTGAAGGTGCGCAGGCCGACGATCGTGTCGTGGGAGTCGGGGAAGACGGAGCCGCGGCCGCCGCAGCGTGAGGCGTACGCGCGTTTGCTGGAGAAGCTGGCCGAGCTCTACCCGGCGCCCGCTCCGGCCGTCGTCCCCGCCTCGATGCCGGTGCCGGTGCCCGAGACGTTCACCAGTGCACCCGCCCCGGCTGAGGCCGAGGCTCTGTCCACAGGTCAGGGGTCTGAGGCTGCGGTCATGACTGCGCACGAGAACACCCAACCCCCCGCCCCTGCTGCTGCTCCGGTCGCCGCGTCCCGCCCGGCGCGCACCGCCAGGCCGTCGACGTCGAGGCGCCCCGGCGCGAAGAAGGCCGCCCCGGCCAGGACCACCGCGGCCCCGGCCGCCGTTGATCCGCGGTTCGAGAACGGTCCGCTGGCGGTCGTCGATGTTGAGGACGGGCAGGTGTTGGCGTACTGCGTGGGCGGCCTGGTCCTGGAAGTCCCTGCGAAGTCTTTGCCGTCTCTGGTGGAGTGGACTTTGCGGGAGGCGAGGCTCGGGGCGCCGAAGCTGTCCGGTCCGGGGAAGCCGGCTGATCCGTTGCTGGTGCTCACCGAGGCCGCGTGCGAGCGTTATGGCCTCCCGGTCGCCCTTACCGAGGAGGAGCGGCTCTCTGGGCGGTTGCCTGAGGGCCATAAGGTTGTCAAGCAGCTGGTCCGCGCGGAGTGGCAGCTCACCAAGCGCGGGTTCGGCCCGTGGGCGCGGATCTACCGCCCCGCCAAGGGCTCCGACCGCCAGTGCGTCCAGCTGTGCATCCCGTCGTGGAACGCGCTGGACGCCCGGTTCTGGGGCCCTGCTGGGCAGCTTCCGCCAGCGGAGCTCGCCTGGGTGCTGGGTGTGTACGCGTCCCGGGTGATGACGCCGCGCGGCTCCACGGCCGTCACGGGGCTGGAGTTGATGACCGCGTTGCACCCGGCGACTCGGGCTTCCGAGCCGGACGCGGACGGAAAGCGCACCTCGGAGCACAACCCCGGCAGTTTGGGCAAGGACCCCGTCGACTGCGCCCCGTGCGAGGCACCGGACGGGCACCCCCTCCTCAAGAACCTGCCCCGGTTCCATGTCCGCGGCCCCGGGGAGAAGCTGTTCGAGGAGGCGTACGACTGGGCGCGGCCGATGACCGATGCCGAGTGCACCAAGCGGCACTTGGTGGGCCTGGACGTGAACATGGCCTTCGCCGCCGGCGCGAATGGCCTGTACGTCGGCCTCGGAGCCCCCGCGCATGTCAAGGCCCCGGTGTTCGACCCGAAGCTCCCCGGCTCGTGGCTGGTGGACTTGTCCCACGTCGATCTGTCCCGGGTGAAGGTCGGCAAGGACAAATGGGCGGACCTGGACAGCAGTTTGCTGCCTTCCCCGTTCACGCCGAAGGGCGACCGTCCTCAAGGGCCGGCCTGGTACGCGACGCCCACCGTCGCCTACGCCCAAGAGCTCGGCTACGACGTGACGCCGACCGAGGCGTACGTCCGGTACGAGAACGGCCGCTACCTGGACGGCTGGTACAACCGGCTGCGCGATGCCTACCTCGCCACGATGGCCGACCTCGGCGTCCACACCGACACGGAGCCGGCCGACTTCCTGACGGCGATGAACGGATACAAGGGCCGTGACCCGGAGCTCGCGATCGTCGTCTCGGCGATCAAGGCGACGGTGAAGGGCGGCCTCGGCAAGCTCCGCGAACGGCCGCGCGGTGAGGGCTGGCGGTCGGGCGAGCCGTGGCGCGCGCTGTCCCGTCCGACGTGGCGCCCGGACATCCGCGCGGCGGTCATCTCCCGCACCCGGATCAACCTCCACCGCAAGATCGTCAAGCACGCGGCGTTCACCGGGCAGTACCCGGTCGCGATCCTCTCCGACTGCGTCGTCTACGCCGCCGACGGCGAAAGCCCCCTCGACTTCCTCCCCTATCGCGAGGGCAAGCCGCTCCCAGGTGGGTTCAAGCTCGGCATCAACCCCGGCCTGGTCAAACACGAGGGCACCCAGAGCGTGCTGTGGGGCGAGGAAGTTCGCGAGCGGTTCAACGCACCGGAACTCAACCTCGCCCGGTACATCAAGGACGGCACCGTCACCGACGTCGACAACGGAGAATAG
- the tpg gene encoding telomere-protecting terminal protein Tpg, with the protein MSLIGDGLNKAVQKAFTRPAPKTAGPQMRYLVKQYKGTKAVAELLGISQRTVERYVKDQIKTPRKELAARMEHEVKKRWQPQIRAKAKEKAASTGGIVIDTRARMGYTAPIDSTDEDRIRHLTVALPPRYAARLFDAQEQGASDARLQEIAAEALKEVYFQDNGRRAGSLEEVRFTDIEHLEFDL; encoded by the coding sequence ATGAGTCTGATCGGGGACGGCCTCAACAAAGCGGTGCAGAAGGCGTTCACCCGCCCAGCACCCAAGACCGCGGGCCCGCAGATGCGGTACCTGGTCAAGCAGTACAAGGGTACGAAGGCGGTCGCCGAACTACTCGGCATCTCCCAGCGCACCGTCGAACGGTATGTGAAGGACCAGATCAAAACACCCCGCAAGGAACTGGCCGCGCGCATGGAACACGAGGTCAAGAAGCGATGGCAGCCCCAAATCCGCGCCAAAGCGAAGGAGAAGGCGGCGTCCACGGGCGGCATCGTCATCGACACCCGCGCCCGCATGGGCTACACAGCCCCCATCGACTCAACGGACGAGGACCGCATCCGCCACCTCACCGTCGCCCTGCCCCCGCGCTACGCCGCCCGTCTCTTCGACGCCCAGGAGCAGGGTGCCAGCGACGCCCGGCTCCAGGAGATCGCTGCCGAAGCCCTCAAGGAGGTCTACTTCCAGGACAACGGCCGCCGCGCCGGAAGTCTGGAAGAGGTCCGGTTCACGGACATCGAGCACCTCGAGTTCGACCTCTAG
- a CDS encoding DUF6233 domain-containing protein, with protein sequence MPGLSDAERLEALRFLRRVQARELERTERWIREAEQRPVRDGQPGPGRPAGRLTPAAPSPPVSRVPDWVLEKNITGPVGVHTGDCWVPPDNSQPLTRDQAVQAVADGAAECPACHAHTGLAVPEQSE encoded by the coding sequence GTGCCCGGCCTGTCTGATGCCGAGCGGTTGGAGGCGCTGCGTTTCCTGCGCCGGGTCCAGGCCCGCGAGCTCGAACGGACCGAGCGGTGGATACGGGAAGCCGAACAACGCCCAGTCCGCGATGGTCAGCCAGGCCCCGGTCGGCCGGCGGGCCGCCTGACCCCCGCAGCGCCCTCACCTCCGGTGTCGCGGGTGCCGGACTGGGTGCTGGAGAAGAACATCACCGGCCCCGTCGGCGTCCACACCGGCGACTGCTGGGTACCCCCCGACAACAGCCAACCCCTCACCCGCGACCAAGCAGTTCAGGCCGTCGCCGACGGCGCGGCAGAATGCCCCGCCTGCCACGCCCACACGGGCCTCGCCGTACCAGAACAGAGCGAATAG
- a CDS encoding type II toxin-antitoxin system RelE family toxin, with protein MRYEVIWEPEALAQAAKFAQDDPDGVRQVFTAVDRLADHPRPKGAFGSSDLLRIHVGRYRVLYEISAQKVRVSVIHLGRLR; from the coding sequence GTGAGGTACGAGGTCATCTGGGAGCCCGAGGCCCTCGCCCAGGCCGCGAAGTTCGCCCAGGACGACCCCGACGGAGTACGGCAGGTGTTCACCGCCGTCGACCGCCTCGCCGACCACCCCCGGCCGAAGGGCGCGTTCGGCAGCAGCGACCTGCTACGCATCCACGTCGGCCGCTACCGCGTCCTCTACGAGATCAGCGCGCAGAAAGTCCGCGTCAGCGTCATACACCTCGGACGCCTCCGCTGA
- a CDS encoding response regulator transcription factor: MIRVLLVDDQPLLRSAFRALLNLEDDIEVVAEAADGEEGLALVRKHLPDVALIDIQMPVMDGIEATRRIAADPALAGVHVVILTNYGMDEYVFNALRAGAAGFLVKDILPEDFLHAVRVAARGDALLAPAITRKLIDRYVTQPPPTRTGGLKELTSREREAVALTAQGLSNNEIADRMVITPLTAKTHINRAMTKLHARDRAQLVVLAYESGLVTPRTS; the protein is encoded by the coding sequence GTGATCCGGGTCCTGCTGGTCGACGACCAGCCGCTTCTGCGCAGCGCCTTCCGCGCCCTGCTCAACCTCGAAGACGACATCGAAGTGGTGGCCGAGGCCGCCGATGGCGAAGAGGGCCTGGCGCTCGTCAGGAAGCATCTGCCCGACGTTGCGCTCATCGACATCCAGATGCCCGTCATGGACGGCATCGAAGCAACCCGGCGCATCGCCGCAGACCCGGCCCTGGCCGGCGTACACGTCGTCATACTGACCAACTACGGCATGGACGAGTACGTCTTCAACGCGCTGCGCGCCGGTGCCGCCGGGTTCCTCGTCAAGGACATCCTCCCGGAGGACTTCCTGCACGCCGTACGCGTCGCCGCCCGCGGTGACGCCCTGCTCGCGCCCGCGATCACCCGCAAACTCATCGACCGATACGTCACCCAGCCGCCCCCCACCCGCACCGGCGGCCTGAAGGAACTGACCAGCCGCGAACGCGAGGCCGTGGCCCTCACCGCACAGGGCCTGTCCAACAACGAGATCGCCGACCGCATGGTCATCACCCCGCTGACCGCCAAGACCCACATCAACCGGGCCATGACCAAGCTCCACGCCCGCGACCGCGCCCAGCTCGTGGTCCTCGCCTACGAATCCGGCCTGGTGACCCCGCGCACCTCCTGA